Below is a genomic region from Schistocerca americana isolate TAMUIC-IGC-003095 chromosome 1, iqSchAmer2.1, whole genome shotgun sequence.
GTATGTAAAAAGTTTCAGGAAGCATAAAATGACTTTAATCTTTGATAATTATGTATGTATATCAATGTTTTAGGTGTTTCTATTTTTAGAGGCTATTTTTGAAGAACTCAATAATTATAAATGCATGTAGTTACGTAATTTAtggacataaaaaatttaaaaaaacctactcaTGTCAGCAGATTTACTCAACATTCCTAGTCACAGAAATTTAGCAATTTAAAACCTAATAAATGTAATACATATATTTCTACAAAAAACATTAGCAGTGCTGCAGTAACTTTTTCTTTGTAAATGGCTACTCAgtgcaatgcagcagcaaaatataTTCATAAACTGTATAAATTATACTGATTTAAACTATTACAAATTTTTTGCTAGTGGctgttaattttaaaattaatctaCAGTACAGAGGAATTATTTGTTGCAATCGGTAGAGTATCTACTTGAACACATATTTTAGTTTTATAATTGATagtcatacttttttttttgtacaaatgaTCCAAATGGTCAAGTTCAATACTAAAAGCTTACCTTCTTCAGTTAACTATGTAACCCTAACAAACTTGAAACTTTTCTGGAAGAAGAAACATTcttctttatgtggtaatgctcttaggtaattttttaaaatgattttagatgcaaaatttatacaaaaatatgaatCCATTTGCAAGACATGCTTcttacacttggcttcattttatggactaaaatgactaattaagaaatatcttttgtaataaatagtaaaattatcATTCAACAATTACCAtggaaaataacaataacaattttcATTTATGCAGTGGAATGTAGTGAACCCATCATATCTGTGTATTCTGATGGTCATGAGCCACTGTGCTATGCtccattgacttgctgatattttcacagTGGGAAACACTTGTGCATGATGAAAAGCTTGAATATTCAGAAATGTGTACCTCAGCTTTCCACCTGGAAAAAATACTTCTGATGAAGCTaaaacacagtaaaagttaatgtactcagttgtagccagagggtctgaaaggattAATTGTGAACAAAATTTAAATCCTGTCTGTTACAAATTAGCTGGTTAATGACTACCAGGTAACTAGTATTTCTAAGTCAAGTGCAGGAATCAGTAGCATCCCCTGTTATTTCTACAGCTGCATCCACATTTACCATCATATTTTGCAAGTCACCACATATGTGGATCTTATCTGGATTAATTTATTAACAGCTGAAAAAATGTGCCACTACCTTCTTTAGCCTACATGCCAATTTTAACCATCATTTCAGTATGAAAGTGATTTGTTTTAAGAAAGGCTGCTGATAGGCAAAGcttttctgcatggtgtctgtcgcAGCCAATAAGATGAATGAGGGAGATATCTGTTAAAGTAAATCAATCAGAACTGTGTTTCCTCTCCTCTGCTACAATAGTGCTTGGTTCTGTGTTGTGAATTTCTCTGCTCGTAAGTGTTTCttttgcttttcatgtttttaCTATTTGAAGTTTTTGTTGTTACTGTGAGTCATCATTTAGACATTAAAGGAAGAAGATCACTATTCCTAAAAGTGTTGTGTTCTTGCAATAAAGTTATATCCTAAGTTCATCCATGACAATATCATCCTGGTGTGAAGGATGTGTGCAGAGCATGGTTTGAGAAAGTGTCTGTCTCTCTGCTCTCAGCTCTCAGGCTGGCTATATgggttcctttctctctctctctctctctctctctcttctcctatTGATTTTTGGGTTCTGTTCCATGACTGATTGGTCATCATAGCCCATTTGAATGCTTGGTCGTTTGTTTGCCAAGCCTAAAGCGCACCCAATGATCTGCTATGCCTCAGGATAATAAACTTGGTGGACACTAAAAATTCATCTGAGTTCTATCTTGGCAGCCTCAGGGAGGTAAAAACCTGTTTCAGTGACCAGTAAACTGCCAATTAGGGGCAAATGCTGAGTGACTAATGACAAACAAGGAAGCTGTCACAACACGTGGAACGACCAAGCACACAAGTCCACAATGAAAGCATAATGAGATCGTGAAGGCTGGGAGATACTGTTATACTGGTGACAAAGCTGAGTTTCATAAGGAAGGCTAGGTGTAACATAACAATAAGTATTCAGGTACAAAAACAGCAGAAAAAAGCCTCTGAAAGATGAAGTTGAGAAAATGTGAAGTTACTAGGAGAGCTGATGGGGAGAAAAATCAGGACACACAATGTCAGACCATCCCCATCATTGCAAAATGCACGGGAAGTGCCAGCATAGATACCCCTCCCTACAAATGGCTGATTGATGAGTGCTGATTGCTAAATGTCCAGTGCATAGTCTCAGCTGTTGTCTCAGTTGCAGCTATCGAGTGAGAGGGGAGGCTATGGAGGTTGACCCATGGCATGCCTAGCTGTCTTTGATCATCTAGAGAACCGCGAGTCCAGCAAGAAGGACGCTGCTGGTGCCAGCCACACTGCCAACTTCTGAGGCCACACGTACTAGAAAAGTTTACTTGCACCTAGTAAGATGTCTGTGCTGTAATTTATATGGGCATGACTTGACATGTGTTCTAGCCATGTCAGCCACCTTTAGTATGTGTAGAAGTGTTGGTCACAAAGCACACCAGTGCACAGAATCTCGTTGGGCTACGATATAGCTTAAAGATTAAGTgtagtttaatttttttacatattgtgTGTGCAATTTCCTTCTGCTCTGGTGTAATGGCATGTGGAGTTCACGCAAATGCCAGAAACACGAGAGGCTAATTTGGGTGGTTCAGTGGAAGCTTTGAAGCGGCAGGTAGCTGCACTGTTACAAACTACAGTGCAACAGAGGCAAGAAATTGATCACTACATTGGAGAATAGAGGAATGGAAAGCCATTGGGGGCTAAGGAAACCTTGATTCAGGAGAAAATAAAACCGTGTTTACTGTACCTGCCCATTCTATCCCACAGTAGCTAACCTCATAGCATCATTTTCAGGAAAAGCAACTGAGGATGTATCCATTTTTATTAGTGACATAAAGACTGCCACTAAATTGGGAAAATGGTCAGAAGAAATGTCCTACAGTATGGCTAGATTAAGATTAGTGGTTGATGCAGAAATGTACGTTATGGATCATGAGAACTTCAGTAAGGCACAAATGTTTGATGAACTGGCTAGTGGTCTGATACAGTGGTATTGGAAACAGGGCAGCTCTGTGTTCTTTAGAAGAAAAGATCAATGGAATATCACAGAAGAATGATGAACCAGGAGAATCCTTCTCTGACAAGATTAGGAAACTGGAGCTACAAACATATAAACTAATTCAGAATGCTGAGAGCAGTAGAGTGATTCTGTGTGAGGCAGAGAACAGGGGTCTGGATGTGTTTCTAAGACGTATTTCTGCTGACATGTCAAGGAGGATCAGAATGGAGAACCCAAGTGACTTATCCACTGCCATTATGACTGCTATGCAGTTGGTGGAGGTAGACATTGGTACATGAAGACAGAGTGTTTTCTCTTCTGACAGGAAGAGTTGTAGATATGGATGCATGGACCACATCAGGAAACAGTGTCATCAGCCCCAATGTTATGACTGTAGGGAGGTgggacaaaaagaaagaaaacacaggACAAGCAACATCTTAATAGTTGGTCATTAAATGGGAACAGGGGTGCTTCATCTTTCAAATGATCTTCCCAGTAGAACATTAGACTGCAGAAACAGTCAGTCTGAGTCTCTTGGGCAGACAGAGACTAAGATCACCAAGGTATAGGTCACGCAATGTAGGTGACAGTGATGTGAAGTCACTGGGGCAACACTGTTGagttttaatgtgaaaaataagtGTTTTCAAGAGCGTGTAGAAATATTGCCAAGTGTTAGTGAGGGTTATTGTGTGATCTTGGGACTCAACTTTCTTGCAAAAAATCACTCAAAAATTGACCTTCTACAGTGTGTGATTGAACTTGatgggacattatttctgttgtttctgcTAGAGGCTAGAGCTACAAGTATTACACTGTTGCAAGGTTGATCAGTCGTGGAGGTAGTAGCCAATAAACTGTGGACACAGACACTAAGGAATCAATTCACATGATAAAATGTTGCAAGGTGCAGGGAAGCTGACCTAAGTGAGTGTGGATAAGGACCTACATAGTGATTTAttatacactgaaatgacaaagaAAATGATATAGCCATGCATCtttgaatacagagatatgtaaacagggaggaTATGGTGCAGCAGTCagaaacacctatataagacaacaagtgtctcacgcagttgttagatcggttgctgctgctataatggcaggttatcaagatttatgtgagtttgaacatggtgctacagtcagcacatgagcaatgggacacagcatctctgaggtactgATGaagggggattttcctgtatgaccacatCATGAGTGTAACATGAATACCAGGAacctggtaaaatatcaaatctccaacatcactggggCCAaagaaagattctgcaagaatgggaccaaagacaactgaagagaatcgttcaagtgaCAGATATGTAATCCTTCTACAAACTGCTCCATATttaaatgctgggctatcaacaagtgtcagcgtgtgaaccgttgagtgaaacatcatcgatatgggcttttggagctgaaggcccacttgtgtacccttgatgactgcacaacacaaaactttatgccttgCCTGAGCCTGTCATCactgacattggactcttgatgacaggaaacatgttgtctggttggacaagtttcaaattgtatcaagtggatggatgtgtacgggtatggagacaacctcatgaagccatagaccctgcacgtcagcaggggattgttggagctggtgaaggctctgtaatggtgtagggtgtgtacagttgcagtgatatgggacccctgatacatctagatatgactctgacaggtgacaggtacataagcatcctgtctgatcacttgcatccattcatgtccattgtgcattccaacagatttgggaaattccacTAGGACAATGCAATATCACATGcgtccagaatttctgcagagtggctccaggaacactcagagggtttaaacactcccactggccaccaaactccccagacatgaacattatgagcatatctgggatgccttgcaacatgctgttcagaagagatctccaccgcctcatactcttacagaaTTATGCATGaccctgcaggatttgtggtgtcaattccctccagcactacttcagacattactcgagtccataccatgtcgtgttACGGCACCTCTGCTTTCTCATGAGGGCCTcacacagtattaggcaggtgtaccagtttctttgtctcttcagtctaTGTTCTAAAGCCAATGGAAACTGATGAAGGTGTATAAGtaacactgttttgtatgtggaagTATTATACAGTCAGTGATGTGGACAGAAATTTTATGGTTCTGGTTAGCCTTGATAATTTTGGCAAGGACAAAGTGAGTCTGCCAGAGTGGATGCTAATTGCAAAATTGGATTTTTGGGAAAGATGACCTGAATAGAGGATGTGAGGAGCTCTGCTGCAAGAAAACTGTCACTGCATCTGCGTTACGTGATAAAGTGAAATATTTATTGGGAAATGACAATGAAGCGATGGAAGCTTTGTTACTGCAGTTCATGTATTTGTTTAATCCAAGTGGTACATTAAAGCAATGTCACTCACACAACACAGAATACTGACAGGGAATAATGCTCCAGTGTTCAAGTACCCATATCTAGTTCTAATGTGCATGCAACTGATAATGAAAGAATTTATCAACAAGCAGCTTGTTAACAGTATTATTGACTGCAATGATAGTCCCTGAGGGGCACcgcttattttgctcccaaaaatgtaaccagatggcgctaaaaaatacagattttgctGTGACTGTTGGTTCTTAATGCACAAACAATTATTGATGCATATCTGATATGAAACAGAAcagagacttccaacaacttggaTCAGTGCAACTACTTCTCCACCATGTATGTAACGAGCAGGTATCAtcaaacagaaataatgacagaggATCGAACAAGGACAGCTCTCTCTATCTTGGTGGTCGTTTACAATATCAAATGCTGTTCAGGTTCGAGAATACACCTGCCACCTTTCAGAGATTATTGGATAATGTACTTTGGGATTGGGCCCAAAACAATGTTTGATCTGTCTTGATGACAAAGTAGTATTttcaaaggacatggaagaacatGTACAACCGTTGGAGTAGGTATTCAAAAGACTGAGAAGAGCATGGCTACTGCTAAGTATTGACAAACGTCATTTTGCAGCAACAGAAGTAAATTATCTCGGACGTATAATTGACAAGGAAGGTGAGAGAACAGATTGACTTTCAGTCTCAGCAGTTCACAATTTTTTGCTGCTAAAGACAGTTAAACAGTTGCAGAGTTTTGCCAGTCTCTGTAATTATTATCATCAATTTGTAAAGGACTTTACTGAAATTTCTGGAGCTTTAAACCATTTCTATGGAAATGAGCAAAATTTTAATGTTTTACCAAATGTCAGACGGTATTCAATACTTTAAAGTGAACACTGACATAGGACCAAGTTTTGGTATTCCCACTTTTGAAAAATAATATAATCTGTTTTGTGATCCAAGTAATTTGGCTCTTGGATGTGTCCTAGGACAGATATAGATGATAAAGAGCATCCTGTAGTGTACAGATCTTGATAGTTGAACAAAGCAGAGCAAAATTATTCCATAACTGAGAAGAAAATGCTGGCAGTAATCTACGGTGTTACTTACTCCTGCTGTTATTTATGTTGCCAAAAGTTTAAGGCAGTGATGGATCATGCTGCTCTCAAATGGTTATTAGGATTGAAGGACCCTTGCAGTAGATTAACATGGTGGGCGCCCCATTTGAATGAGTTTGATTACAAAGTAACACACAAAGCAGGGAAAAGGCATGCTAACAATGACAGTTTGACTAGGAAAAACTGCATTTCTACAAACACTGGGCAGGAGCATTGCTGAATGGCAAAAGGCTCAAACTGCTGATGTTGACTGTCAACAATTCAAGTTGTAAATTCTGTTTGTGGTGGATGGTGGCTTGTTGTGCAGAACAACAAAATGTGGATtaccatttattatcatttattaccaGGTCTTCATCAttcaccagccatggctggacagattGCATCAAAGTTACTGTCAAGTGATTTACAAtataatgaattacagaataacATCTAAACTTTATACAGGTAATGAATACAGACTATGTCATGTTCACTGTGTCCGTTCGCTTTCTTCATAGTCAAAGAATTCTTGGACTGAGTATAGTGGGCATTGTTTTAGACCTTCAGCAATTTGTTTCTTGAAGTTATTCAGCAACAGGGTCTGCAATTCAACAGGTAGTTTGTTGAACATCCTCACAATGATCACCGGAAAACTGTCTCTTGTTTTGGACAGTCGGCAGGTTGGTAGATTTATGTCTTCTTTTTGCAGGCATTATGTTTATGGATGTTATGCCTCTTGCTGTAGGTGTCTAGGTTTTCCCTTCTGTGTATGAGGCATAATAATACATAGTGGCTATTAACAGTCATTATTGCCAATGTTCTGAATAATGGTTTGCAGTGTTCCTGGCTGCTGCCCGATGTAATAATTCTGATTGCCTTCTTTTGCAGTAGCAGCACATCCTTTCAGCTTGCTGAATGACCCCATAGCTGTAATCCATACAAAATGTGGCTATGAAACAAAGCGTAGTAGACAGTTATCAGAAACTGGTCTGTAATCACTTTTTTTAATCTTCATAGAAGGTATTTTACACGAGAGAGTTTCTTGCATACATACACAGTGTGTCCATTCCAGGAGAGTTTGTGGTCTATGGTGAAGCCATAAGTTTCACAGACTCTATATGGTCAGAGTATGTGTTTTTTCCAAGGCTGCATACCatacactgttttttttctttgtttactttcatCTTGTTGGGAATGAACCATTTTTTAGCGTTTTCAAACTGTACATCAGACTTAATGACTACTTGGGCAGAATTTCCCCCTTGGGCAATGAGAATGGTGTCATTCGCAAATTGTAGTGTCCCACCAACTTCACTTAGATCATTTACAAAAATGAGGAAGAGGAGTCGAGCTATGACTGAACCTTGTGGCATGCAGTGTTTACCTTCTGTTCCTGGGATGGTGCTCCTTGGATTGAAACAATTTGCCTTCTGTTTTCCAAGTAAGACTGAAGTGTAGCTAGGGCTGTACCTCCCACACCATAGCATTTTAGTTTTTTGAGCAAGATCTTGTGGGGGATGCAGTCGAAGGCTTTGCTTAGATTGCACAGTGTGAGTGCCACTAACTCTCTCTCCTTGAATGACTGCATTAGTTAATAAGTCTAATGGTGCAGTGGTACAGGTCCTCCCCTTCTGGAACCCACGTTGTGTATCTTTGAAGAGACTGTTTTCTTCAAAATAAGTTAGGATCTGATCCATCATGATGGATTCAATCACTTTTGCTAGCATAGGAATGATTGAGATTGACCTAAAACTTGACACATTATCTGGGTTTCCTTTTTTGTAAACTGGTACTGTCCTTGCCACTTTCAAGAAATCTGAGAAAACTTCTGCAGATAGGCAGTTGTTTATAGCTGTTGCTAATGGCTATGCTATTTCTCCAGTAACTATCATTAGGACAGTACAGGACATCCCACAGATATCTTGATTCTCTGAAGTTTTGAAAGATTTTACTATTTTCACTGTGTCATTTGCATGTACTTTTCTCCATGTTTCAAATTTACTGTGAGTTTTGTTTGGTAAGTAAACAGCAGGATCTATAATCAAGTCTGGGATTTCAGCAACAGTGTTTTCTATTACTTGAATAAAGTAGTCATTGAAGTCATCAGGACTGCAGGCATTAGAAGAGGAAGTAGGCTTCTTCCTAGGTTCATTTACTAGAGTCCAGGTTGCTTTGCATGGATTATAGGATTCTCTTATGAATCTATCATTCCCTCACATTTTAGCTTCTTCTACTATTTTGCTGTAAAATCTCTTGGCCTCTAAGTAATTGCTGTGTAACAGTTGTTTACTATTTGGATCTGTGGCTGCTTTGGCAAAGTCATTCCACATTAGACCAATGTTTTTTTGGTTGGCTAGCTCAGGTGTGTACCATGTTTCTGCATTTACTATTTTCTGTTTTCCTTGTGCTTTATCTGTGAGGATTTTCTTTGGTAACAGTGGGAACATCTCATCAAATATGGCTTTTAATGTTTGGAAAACAACATTTATGCCATCATTAGATTTTGCTTCTGTAATTAATTGATGCCAGTTTATACTGGACAGTGAGGCATTGATAGCGTCTAGTCTTTCTTTTGGCACTATTCTTCTGTGAAACACATAATTTGATTGCCATGTATTTGTCTGTTCGTTACCCAGAATCTTCGTTTGTAGTTTCATGACTAATGCACTGTGGTCTGCTAtcagtgcatgaaccacatttgttttGTAactccaggtgtgtgtgtgtgtgtttatatatatatatatatatatatatatatatatatatatatatatatatatatatatatatatataaaataatggtgACGAGGCAGGCATCACCTCTAGTTGGAAGTCTATTTGCTATAAGGAGATCATAACTATTTACTAAATTCAAGAATGCTCTCTCTTTTGTACTATTTTTGCCTATGTATACATTAAGATAACCACACAGTGCAATTTTTGGTTTAAGGTGTGTTATGTGACGTAAACAACTTTCCAAGTTAGTAATAAAGTTTTTGAAATTTCCATTTGGTGCACAGTACACTGAAACAATAATGATATTCATATCTACTAGTTCTAAGCCAGCCAGTTGTAAATCCATATCTGAGCAGTTATTTCTCCAGGTCCACATCTCTAATGTTGAGATTTTTATTGGCATACACAGACACGCCTCCATGAGTGGTAGTTTCTCGAAACCATGAGCTCATCATCTCTAAGTATTCAATGCATCTGTAATTTTCACTCTCTTCTTTGTCAAGCCAGTGCTCACATACACGTATCACATCTGGCTTTGCATCTTCTATAAATGTAGATAACAGAGCACATTTTGTTCATTACATTGAACATTTACACTAGTTAAAACTATGGGCACAttattgtgattccagttttgctgACCTGCAGTTGCAATAGTAGGCTCTATCGTGCTGCTGCTTTGAATGTTCTCCGGAGTAAAAAACGCCGTAATACTACCATAGAATTACATAGAATATAGAACTGTTcattactgtttcctttagtttgaaGTCAACACCAATTTTGAAACTGCTGTTTAGACCTTTTGTAGCTAGTTTTTCTACTTCAAAATTATTGAACTCAGGGTAGGTTTTACATAGGAAACTGATTACATTTTAGTTGTTGTGCTGTTTCTaactttgctcaggtgaaaccaaaCCTTTTTTTCTCCATacggtttttcatttttttcatccgTGCCTATTATGCTTGATTGCCTGGTTCTAACATTGAAATTTCTAGCTGGTGGTATAGCAGATATTTGAAGAATGGGTATTTCGAGGTTTTCATTTTGTCTAGAGCTCTGAGGTGTGGTTTTATAAGGCTGTTTGTACTCTGTAGATGGATTTATTTGATTAGTAGTCATGGGTGGATTGTTTTGGTCATAAAAGcatactttctttccttttttgtgacGAACTTGTTGCCAGTCAGTCTGGATATCATAAGAATATTCGTTTACTGGAGATTTCTCTGTGTTTCCCacaatgtttttattgtttgttttttgttgcattattttgctgaTGCTCTGTGAGTTTCTAGGCTCACTCAGTGTTTCCCCAGTATTTTTATTTTCCGTAGGCAGCATTTGTTTGTTGTGTATTTTTCTGCTGTTTATTGCAGTAGAGGCTAATTACAATGTGTGCTTTTCTAAACTACAAATTACGTGATTTGTCACAGGTTCACTGAGTGTCTTTGCAATTTGTTCCTTTTCTGAGGACATGAACtgcttgttttgtttatttttgctgGATATTCCAGGGTTATAAGCAGATTTTAATTGGTCTTTTCCTAACctagaatttttagcatattgtattttatcaagcttttcttttatttcagcatTGTCTTTTGTGAGTTTGTTCACTAGTTTTAATATTGTTCACAATGATTCACTTAAAGTTACGCACTGGTCCATATTTTTTGCCTCCAGAATAGGACTTAATGTTTACGTGTCTTTAGCTGGAttgcaggatagcttctgtgaaaTGATCAATTTATCTCTACTTCCATATTTATAATGTGGTTTGGAATCGTCACGTACCTCTGCAATTTTGGTTTCGTCTTGTCCTTTTGAACACTGTGCAGCTTCTAGATCCATTATAGGCTGTACTTCTTTTGTCATTTCAATCCATAGTGTGAGCTAACATttttcacaacagaacatgattCTATCTTTTGAACTTTTCATAATGCGAACTTCGCTTCTACTTAGTGGTAGTACATGCGGTTTCTGGAATGAAGTCTTGGCCACAAGCACATTTCCATATGTTGTCAGACTAGGGTGGCAAATGACAACTGATAGATGAATTACTGAAAAATTTTGGTGAAGGACTATAAAACGAAATGTCAAGAAATATGCCAGCAACTGCATACCGTGTGTGGAATGAGCTGATCTTAGCCATTGACCAATTCCATTACAACATGTACTGGAAGCATCTAAATCCTCTGAAATTATTGGAATGGACATTATAGGCCCATGCAATAAAACATCGGCAGGAAATACGTACATACTGACTATAACTGACCATTTCTGACATTATATAGTAATAGATGCAATTCCTGACCCAAAAGtgaggcacactggactcgcattcgggaggacgacggttcaatcccgtctccggccattcagatttaggttt
It encodes:
- the LOC124545030 gene encoding uncharacterized protein LOC124545030 isoform X2, which produces MDGNTDVYHIYWTNTVSMTSHSSSVSSHQYCGGKLRYTFLNIQAFHHAQVFPTVKISASQWSIAQWLMTIRIHRYDGFTTFHCINENCYCYFPW
- the LOC124545030 gene encoding uncharacterized protein LOC124545030 isoform X1 — encoded protein: MSRLFHTCTYSLNTNNDGNTDVYHIYWTNTVSMTSHSSSVSSHQYCGGKLRYTFLNIQAFHHAQVFPTVKISASQWSIAQWLMTIRIHRYDGFTTFHCINENCYCYFPW